The genomic DNA ATCACAATATCTTGTGGAGTAAAGTGCACCCGCAATTCGAGGTCCAGGAAAATATCGGACTATATTGAGTCAGTTGTAAAAtctaatgaataaaaaatattactgaCATGATATGCCTGTTGACTACTTTAATCCCAACTTTCTTATCTAATTGTCCTAATAGCATTTGAAACCCAGGGAGACCTTTGGTTTGGAGAAATTGGTaatgtattaaaatttttaatgcaGATCATTTCTTGTATCTCCATTGCAATTATAATATGATTTATTTAGGtgtacttgaaaaaaaaaaatctagttgACAAATGATTTATTTATCATTCCCAGCTTTTCCATGCTTCCTTTCTCTAAGATTTTCTCGAGCGAACACTTAAAAATTGAATAGAAAGTGATTAAAAATGCCCTTAAACTATGTGACCCTCTTGGTCATCAGTTAATAATTTGGAAAATGCCTCTACCGTTAATAGTTTGGTCCAAAAATGACCTCTTATTACGGTGTATTATTTGGTACTATAGTATCTTTTTCAATTGTTTCTTTATTACTACATTGTAGAGCTGATCTCTTAGCTGTTCTTTTTTCATATATACTTCATACACACATCAGAAGTATTAAAAGAAGAAGACGCAATCAATTCAAGGAGAGGTATACAACAGACTAAACAACCAAAGGgagaattaaattatatattagaTGAGGAACTCATCATTTTCCTCTTTAATTTACGCTGTTGGATTGACGATGAAATGATGGAGATTGAAGAAGCAAACGAACCACAGGGCTGCAATGGTATGGTATATGCTCATCTGGCTTGGAAGGATGTTAATGTAATGGTCACACTGAATAATGGAGATACAAGAAATGTATTAGAAGGACTTACTGGTTATGCAGAGCCTGGAACTTTTACTGCCTTAATGGGCCCTTCTGGCTCTGGTAAATCTACGCTTCTTGACGCCCTCTCTGGACGTCTTGCTTCTAATGCTATTCTCTCTGGAAAAGTTCTACTCAACGGTCGTAAAGCTAAGCTCTCATTTGCAACTGCAGTAAGTAGTTACTAGTTAATTCTACTCTTATGTACGTTCTTTCTTTTCAAAACCGAGAAAACACAGAGTCAAACCGTTACGTGTTTGtccccattttctttttcttagttggaaaacatgaatttttcatatttggatAATACTTTTTCCTGGAGGAAATGGTTTTGGACTTTAGCCTACTAAGGGCTTTGAGAGTATAGTTTAGGACGAGAATTTGTGAGAGACAATTGCTATAGTCTGTCTGTGCAGATGTAGGTCAATGGATCGAACCACACCTGATTGTTCTGATATATACACTACAGGCAAATGTAACACAAGATGATAAGTTGATTGGAACGCTAACGGTTCGGGAGATGATTTACTATTCGGCTCAATTGCGTCTCCCTGATAGGATGCCATTATCGGAGAAACGAACTCTGGTTGAGAGCAGAGCAC from Capsicum annuum cultivar UCD-10X-F1 unplaced genomic scaffold, UCD10Xv1.1 ctg8364, whole genome shotgun sequence includes the following:
- the LOC124895691 gene encoding ABC transporter G family member 11-like; translation: MMEIEEANEPQGCNGMVYAHLAWKDVNVMVTLNNGDTRNVLEGLTGYAEPGTFTALMGPSGSGKSTLLDALSGRLASNAILSGKVLLNGRKAKLSFATAANVTQDDKLIGTLTVREMIYYSAQLRLPDRMPLSEKRTLVESRAQLLKWVYKIVLIRLLGIGT